ATTTGTTCCTTGATCGACACCAGATCCGTTGAAATCCCGAAGCGGCGAAGGCGGGCGTAAAGCGTTCGCCGGGAGATCCCCAACGCCTGTGCGGCCCTGCCCCGGTGGTAGCAGTTGTCCCGGAGGGCCGAGAGCGTCTCCGCCAGCACCGGATCGGCCATCTCGGCACTCTGTAATTTGACCGGCGACTCCGACGTCTTTTTTCCCTCCCAGAGCTGA
Above is a genomic segment from bacterium containing:
- a CDS encoding helix-turn-helix domain-containing protein, translating into FMAYDWPGNIRELQNTLATAVLFAEDVDGVHAITVRSLAFKPQLWEGKKTSESPVKLQSAEMADPVLAETLSALRDNCYHRGRAAQALGISRRTLYARLRRFGISTDLVSIKEQIDRYL